CGGGATGTGGATGATGGGGGCGTGACCTCCCCCACCTCCACCCTCGCCGCCGCCACCGACCGGCTCCTCGCCACCGCCCGCGCCCTGCCCGCCGCCGACTGGGCCGCCCCGTCGCTGTGCACCGGCTGGAGCCGCGGCCACGTGCTCGCCCACCTCGCGCTCAACGCCGAGAGCCTCGCCGGGGTTCTCCGCGGCATCCGCGACGGTGCTCCGGCGAGCATGTACTCCTCCGACGAGGCGAGGGACGGCGACATCGCCGTGCTCGCCACCGCGCCCCCGCAGGAGGTCCTCGCGCGCCTGGTCGCCGGGTCCGCGAGCCTCGCCGCGGTGCTCGACGTCGCCGCCGGATTGGCCCCGGGCACGACCTTCGAGCGCACCCCCGGCGGACGACTGATGTCCGCCAACGCCGTACCGCACCTCCGGCTGAGGGAGGTGGAGATCCACCACGCCGACCTCGGCGCCGGCTACTCCGCCTCCGACTGGCCACCGAGCACCGCGATGACGTTCCTGCACGACGATGCCGAGCGGTACGACGGCCCCGGCTTCCACGTCGTCGCCACCGACGAGCCCGCCCGCTGGGCCTTCGGCTCCCCCGCCGCCGACGCCCCGACCGTGAGCGGCCCGCTCGGCGCCCTCGCCTGGTGGGCGACCGG
The genomic region above belongs to Nocardioides sp. QY071 and contains:
- a CDS encoding maleylpyruvate isomerase family mycothiol-dependent enzyme, producing the protein MTSPTSTLAAATDRLLATARALPAADWAAPSLCTGWSRGHVLAHLALNAESLAGVLRGIRDGAPASMYSSDEARDGDIAVLATAPPQEVLARLVAGSASLAAVLDVAAGLAPGTTFERTPGGRLMSANAVPHLRLREVEIHHADLGAGYSASDWPPSTAMTFLHDDAERYDGPGFHVVATDEPARWAFGSPAADAPTVSGPLGALAWWATGRTAAPVVSSTTGTLPSLEGR